A segment of the Leptospira perdikensis genome:
GATCACTTTATACAACCAAATGCTGAACCAATAGAAGTCTTAAAGTTTCTTATGGAAGAAAACAACTTAACCCAAAAGGATTTAAATATTTTAGGTAGTCAGGGTGTTGTTTCTGAAATTCTTAACGGAAAAAGAGATTTAAATGTTAGACAAATTAAAGCTCTAGCAGAAAAGTTCAGAGTCTCTCCATCTGTTTTCATTTAAACTTTATATTTGCGACTTCGTATAACAGCGACTTAACGCTTCACTTCGGGACAAGCCCTCGCTCGGTCTACGACACATTCCCCTTCTGTCACTCGCCTGCATTCGCAAGCTACGTGCCAGTCCCTAACGTCCCGTCCCGGGACTCAGGGTCGGGAAACGTCGTTAAGTCTAGTTCGTTATACGCAAAGCGCAAACAAATTAAAAAAAGAGAATAAAATATGAATTTTGATGAACTTATAGATTCAATAAAAGCTAAACTTTACGAAAGAATTTCTAATCCGTTTCTCTTTTCCTTTACATTACTTTTGATCTCTATCAACTGGAGATTCTTTTATAAGCTCTATCTATCGGACAGCATATCATCAATAGATGAATTTCTAGCTAAAAATCCATTTAAAATTTTAGAGCCGGCTTTATACTCTTTAGCTTACGTAATCATAACCCCACTTCTTACACTTTTCTCAGAACCATATTCCGAACTTATAAAAACCATAACACTTTATGCAAGAAACTATCTACGAAAAAAATACCAAGAACAAGAAATGTCTACAATTGAAGAAATAGAAAATAAATATATAAATGAAATTCAAGCTCTTAGGGAAAAGTTGAGCCTAGAAAAAGCGGACTATATGAATATTTCTAATTCTTTAATAAAGCTATTTAAAACAGAAAATTCAATACCTGATGACGTTGACATTCAATTTTTTCAATGTTCAAATGATTTGATGATTGGTGATGTTGCTTTAAATCTACATAATCAAGCGATAAGGGAAAGTGCTAGCTCTGGAAACCCAATAATTGGACTAGTTATCGGAAAAGCAGGAACTAATTATGTGTATGTTGCAAGAAAAGGTAAAATAGAATCAAGTTTGTTAGACCTAAGAATAATACAGAACATTAGTAGACCAGGACAATATTATCTATCACGGACTACTTTCAGTAGACTTGAAGAACTACCAGCAAATGCTATAGGAAGCTTCCAAATCATTGGAGAGCTTAACGAAGACGGTTCCTTTTGTATCTCGCTCTCAAGTCTATCAAAAAAATAACATATCCAACTTGCGCTCAGCGTATAACAGCGACTAACCGCTTCACTTCGGGACTTGCGCCCTCGTTCGGTCTCCGACACATAGGCTTTTGTCACTCCTCTTGCTAACGCAAGCGTCGTGCCAATCCCTAACGTCCCCTCCGGGGACTCAGGGCCAGCCTACGTCGGTTAGTCTAGTTCGTTATGCGTAATTTTTCAAACTTCAAATACAGAGACAATAAATGAGACTCCCTATCTATTTAACAGTATGCATTTTTACTGCATGTAGTTCACTAACTATCATTTCTCCAGGAATTAACTCAGACAATAGATTAAATAAACTTACTGATATAAAATTCGATGAAGCGTCTTTTTACGGCTCTAGTTTTTATCAAGCGAATGGATTCTTTATAAATCAACAAAATCTTGAAGATATCATAAACGACCCAAACAATATTGTGGATAATAGCATTAAAGAAAGTTTCCAACAAAATATAAACGAAAATGATGTTATCATCCTTGCGGAATTCTGTTTTGATAAAGATAAATTTAAATCAAATATTTTGGATTTTGATCAATATAATTTCAAACTAAACAACACACCTTTCTCCAAAAAGCTAGAAGTCTTCTATCTTTACTCGGCTAAAAAAAGAGGTACTTTGTATGTGATTGAACAACCTTTGCTTGTATATGATAAGCATCCTAATCAAAAAAATATCATAAAAACTAGTGCAGAATTTATTTCATGCTCTAGGTCGATTATAAATTTCAAAAATATAAAATTAGCTGAAGGATCGAACAAATTTGAAATAATTACTCCAAGATCCTCTCAAATCTTCTTCGATTTTACGATCAAAAACGGGATATTCCAGTCTTTTCAAAATGAAAATGCAGATTCAAAAATTGGAATAAGCCCTTACCCAATGAAATGAAAAACTACGCATAACCGCGACTTAACGCTTCGCTTCGGGACGGGCCCTCGCTCGGTCTACGACACATTCCCCTTCTGTCACTCGTTCGCATCCGCAAACTCCGTGCCAGTCCCTAACGTCCCGTCCGGGACTCAGGGTCGGGAAACGTCGTTAAGTCTAGTTCGTTATACGACATTAAATAAAAACTATGAGAAAAATTACGATAATCTTATTTAGCATTCTAGTTTTAACAATTACTGTTAATGCGCAAGAGCCGAAGCAAATTAATTCGAATAATCTTAAAGAAAGAATTCTAGAAATTGAAAAAACATTAGAAGAGACAAAAACTAGAAATTCCAAGGAAGATTTAGAAAGTAGATTACAATATTCTATTGAAATTATACAAAGCCAAGACGCCAGATTTTCTTCTATTTCAGCACTTTTTGGGATAATTTCTATTGTGCTTGGGATATACACCTTAGCTATCCCATTTCTAACTTATGTGATCGCGATACGACCAGCAAGAGCAACAATTGGAAAGCTAAAAACAGATCTCCATTCGTTTTTTCAAGACTATGAAAGTAATCAAATTGATAAATCGATAGAAAACTTAGCCAGTAATGATGTCCAAATAATGAAAAATGCAGAACTTTATCTTTCTCTGAATCAACATTATAAATTTAACGAAAAACAGTTATTTTCTTTATTTGATCTTCTAGAAAAAGGTATCGAAGACTCTGCACAAAATATAGTTAAAATTATAATATTTGGAAATAAATGCAAATATGCAGATAAGCTGTATTACAATTTAATAAATAATGGATATAACGCCTCTAACGACTATTTAATAGCGAAATATTTAGCTATTAACGGACTTAATAGTCATAAGAATGAAATCAGAAACTATATATCAATCAGCCAATATAAGCAAAATGTTTATTTTAGTTTAGCAAATAATTTACTAATATATTCATCAAAAGAATTAATAAAATTGCTAAACGAAGACGAAATAATTAGTATTTTTAATAAAACAGAGCATGAAAGTATAATAAAAACATTTAATTCATATTTTAAAAGCAAACCCATATATTCGGCTTTCAGTAATACAAAATTGTATAACTTATTTAACGGCGTATAACAGCGACTTAACGCTTCGCTTCGGGACAAGCCCTCGCTTGGTCTGCGACACATTCCTCTTCTGTCACTCGCTCGCACACGCAAGCTACGTGCCAGTCCCTAACGTCCCTCCGGGACTCAGGGTCGAGGAACGTCGTTAAGTCTAATTCGTTATCTGCAATGCCGTTAAACTAAATATTTAAACTTAATAAAATGAACACTTGGCTAGAAGACATCAAACAAGCACTTAAAAATCTAAATGGAATAGCTGAATACAAATTAATATATGAAGAAGTAGCTAAGATAAGAAAAGATCCATTACCTGAAAGTTGGCAAGCAATCATAAGAAGAACTATCGAAACATCTTCATCTGATTCTGATGCATTTGATAAAAAGAAAGATTTATTTTTTTCCGTTGAAGGAAAGGGAAAAGGCATATGGGGCTTAAGGGAATACGCTAATAAAAAAATTAAACTCGCAGTTGATATTAACGAACCGAATGAAAACACTACATTACGCCACAACATTTCAGTATATCGAATACTAAGAGATACATATCTTGCCAGAGAATTAAAACTTTTATATTCAGACCAATGTCAAATTTGTACAGTAACATTGAATTTAAATGATGATCAATCATATTCAGAAGCACATCATGTCAAACCATTAGGAATGCCACATAACGGACCAGACTCATCAGACAACTTAATAATTGTTTGTCCAAATTGTCATGTAAAACTGGATTATGGTGCACTTGAGTTAAGAAATATACCAATTTTAAAACATTCGATTAATTCCGAATATATCTATTACCACAATAACGAAATTTTCGGAAAACTATAACGGCACAGCAGATAACAGCAACTTAACGCTGCGCTTCGGGACTTACGCCCTCGCTTGGTCTGCGACACATTTCCCTTCTGTCACTCGTTTGCATCCGCAAACTCCGTGCCAGTCCCTAACGTCCCGCCGGGACTCAGGGTCGGGAAACGTCGTTAAGTCTAGTTCGTTATACGCCATTGCTAAAAAATTAAAAATTACCAATAAATACGGAATCAGCGTGACTAATACAGGAAAAGACTATGAACTTTTTGTCAAAAGCTTACAGCAAGCAATCTTAAATTCTGAAAGCGTAGCAACTCAAAAGAATATTGTTATTGAGGTGAATAAAAAGCTTATTGATGACTGCCAAATTGAAAGAGAATTTGATTTATATTGGGAATATGAATTAGGTGGATTGATATATAAAACCATAATTGAATGCAAAGACTATAATTCTAAAATCTCGGTAGATAAA
Coding sequences within it:
- a CDS encoding helix-turn-helix domain-containing protein, with the translated sequence MILEIEKVKNVWHDVKDILSVPHTEKQYRKLVKVLDELIDEVGNDEKHQLAPLLETVGNLIEEYENDHFIQPNAEPIEVLKFLMEENNLTQKDLNILGSQGVVSEILNGKRDLNVRQIKALAEKFRVSPSVFI
- a CDS encoding HNH endonuclease; this translates as MNTWLEDIKQALKNLNGIAEYKLIYEEVAKIRKDPLPESWQAIIRRTIETSSSDSDAFDKKKDLFFSVEGKGKGIWGLREYANKKIKLAVDINEPNENTTLRHNISVYRILRDTYLARELKLLYSDQCQICTVTLNLNDDQSYSEAHHVKPLGMPHNGPDSSDNLIIVCPNCHVKLDYGALELRNIPILKHSINSEYIYYHNNEIFGKL